From Arachis hypogaea cultivar Tifrunner chromosome 3, arahy.Tifrunner.gnm2.J5K5, whole genome shotgun sequence:
tttaaattgtaaaacCTAAATTCTTAATTCACTAGTACTGgctaactaaaattttttatagaaTATAAACTAATCTTTTTAGAGATGAATAAATATGATGTGATTTTTTTAGTGTAGAAATGAAAAATTTAAGGatcaaattttatgataaaattttatAGGTACAAAAATTTTACTATTAGATCTgtgattttaaaataataaaattttataaataacgttcctcaattttttattttagcaaataaaaaaaattataaacacaaatcttattctcatattttttgtatttaaatttgactcttaattttttttaattgtcctTCATAATTTCATAATACACCTCTCATTTTtatgatataatataatatatacgaGTTAAATTTCAATTTGGCCTCTAAAATTTTACCAGATACTCAAAATAACTCCCAAAATTTCGTTGGCCCCaattaaaatctttaaatttaCAATTGTGACTCTAGCTTGCTCCTACGATCATTTCCGTTATCGGAATACTGATCTAGCGCAATTGCATGACATGATGGACACTACTTAAATGACGGTGCATTGGTTTCGCGCACAAACTCTTTTGGAAACCACGTAGTATaaggattttttttatgtttggcaACTTATGATCGTCGTAGTagaaagaaagagagttttaACCCACAAAAAACTAAAACGACGTGATTTCCCGCCATCGTTTAAATAGTGTCCATCGTATCATGCAATTGCATCAAATCAGTATTCTGGTGACGGAGATGATCGCAAAAACAAGTTGGCACCACAATTACAAATAtactttaatattaaaaataaaaagcaaatatATACTTTAATGATAAGTATCCCAGCCTCTTGGGTACTCACGCCATCTCCAATGGCGGCACTTATATATAGTGATTCATGATCATTATTGAGATgatgaatggaagaacaataatAACGATAATGGATCCAAATCTATTATCATATGTGAGGAGAAAATTACTACCATATAACATAGATGATGCTATGTTTTTTATTATATCTAccttcataatcatcatactaCTACTATTGTTTTTTCATAAACTCAAAATTAGAAGAACCAAATTGAAGCTACCACCATGTCCACCAAAACTCCCTTTCATTGGAAACTACCATCAACTAGGAACACTTCCTCATCGCACTTTCCAATCTCTATCAAAAACCTATGGCCCTTTAATTTTGCTTTACCTAGGCCACCTTCGAGTTTTGGTAGTTTCGTCGGTCGAATTGGCGAAAGAAGTCATGCAAACAAACGATGTGGTTTTCGCTAACCGGCCGCACCATACGGCCACGAGGGTCTTGCTATATGGTTGCAAGGACATCGCATTCGAGTCCTACGGCGAAGCATGGAGACAGAAAAGAAAGATTTGTGTTCTTGAGTTGCTTAGCGCAAAAAAGGTTCAATTACTCCAATATATAAAAGAAGAAGAGGTTACAATATTGATTAATAAATTACGTGAATCTTGCATGAATATTAATAATAGTAGTTATAGTAATTCTACTAATTATGTAAACCTTAGTGAGATAATAATTACAACAACAAACAACATTGTAAGTAGGTGTATATTTGGTAGGAAGTACCATGATCTAGAAGGTAATAATAATaaggataataaaaataaaaataaaaataaaaataattttaggttTGGTGAGATTGTGAGGAAGGTAATGAGTCATCTATTGGATTTAGGGGTTGGGGATCTTTTTCCAATGTTGGGTTGGGTTGATGTTCTAATAAGTGGAAGAGTTAAGAGGTATAGGGACACTTTTGAAGTGTTGGATGCTTTCTTTGATCATGTAATTGAGGAGCATAAGATGGCAAGCAAAGAGGATGATCATAATAATAAGATGAAAGATTTTGTGGACACTCTTCTTCAACATCAAAAGGCTATTATGGTTGACTTTGAGCTTGGTGATGATGATGTTAAGGCACTCATACTGGTATTTAATTTCTCTCTATCTCATATTTTCTGTATATATATCCACACTTGCCAAGATGACTgtaatttttgacaaaaaatttgttgaaaaatTGAATGTTTTTTACCAAATCTATAAATTGATTATCGAAAAAAAATTCGTCCGTAAATTATCTTCGTAAAAAATTCTTTAaagaatattattaataaaatttgtactaatAGATAAAATTTGTTGATAAATTTATCGATAATTCGTTATTTTCTGGTAATATCATGAAAATAATTGTtggattattatgaaaaatgaaaagataatTTTCAActattaaattaaattgtatGATATAGATATTCATTAAAATCTCTAAAGAAAATTTCACTCCAATgattattatttgttattattattttctaaattatATCAATCTAGCAATTTTTGTTCTGACTTTTcaacattaatatttattttgtatatacttatatatagaatccaaaaaattacctaaaaaatgaaaaattgtttcttttttcacttttatttgatttttcctATTTGACTATATgcttatacatataaaattaaattaaatttcaggACATGTTTTTGGGAGGGAGTGACACAACTTCATCAACACTAGAATGGGCTTTCACAGAGCTAATGAGAAGCCCAATCAAAATGAAAAAGGCCCAAGAAGAGGTAAGAAGAGTTATTGGCAACAAatcaaaattagaagaaaatgataTTAATCAAATGAATTACTTAAAATGTGTCATCAAAGAAACCCTAAGATTACATCCAGCTGCTCCTCTTTTGACTCCAAGAGAAACAACATGTAAAACCAAACTCCAAGGCTATGATATTCCTCAAAAAACAATGGTTTATGTTAATGTTTGGGCAATTCAAAGAGATCCTCAAATTTGGCAAGAACCTGATGAGTTTATACCTGAAAGATTTGAAGACAATGAGGTTAATTTCAATGGTAAATGCTTTGAATTTTTACCATTTGGTTCTGGAAGAAGAAAATGCCCTGGAATGACATTTGGACTTACTTCAGTTGAATATGTTCTTGCTAATCTTTTATGTTGGTTTGATTGGAAGCTACCAAATCAAAGTGGTGTACCTGGTCATGCCCTAGATATGTCTGAGACCTTTGGCCTCACTGTCAACAGGAAAGTTCCACTTTATCTTCAACCGATAATGCCGCGTTGCGATATTTAAAGTTGAAATACTTGCGTGTTCTTAAAATATATTGAGTTTTTTGTAAATTAGGTTAAAAAATATATGTTactctttttgttttttgtttttagttaAGTGTATGTTGTATTTTAAATAATGTTGTTTTGTATTAAGAAAATGAttgaaatatattaaaataataaaagttaaaagataatttattcttgtttgttaattattttgatagGAATAATTATTCTACTAATCATTCACTATTCTTCgaataaaatactaataataattaatttaattttaatacactatcAGTTTAAAACAATTTTATACGTACGTACAtctaattattaattacataatGTCATATCAACAAAAATAACATGTTTTTACATTAGACGTGCAAATgattatttagaaaaataaatatacaatTGAACTACTGTATATTTTATACTATCAATACATTAAATTATCccgttttaactttttatttaagagGAGCGCAGCTCAGCTCCAAAGCAGAAAACACAAGGACAAGAGAAAAACATAAGCCcaaaaaaaaggaggaaaaggaaaagaaggaaaCAATCGTATTCTATAATCAACTCTAAGCACATGCAAACTTAATTATTTGTTGTTCCTCACTTTCCACATGCAAACTTATTTGTTGAAAACATCCAAGTGCATCACCCCGCCACACCCACTTAAGATTTCTATTAATAGTTCAAATTTAAGAGAGCAATCTATCAATCAACTTAttcactttttaataaaattataaaatttattaatttattttttatttctaataacatgtcattttttttaaaagtacattttctttttcaaaacacaTTAGCAGGGTCGGACATAAGGGGGCGAGTGGCGGCCTCGGCCCCCaactttttttaatagtaataagttattgtgtataatttaattttcttaaaaaattatttagtatttaatctaatataaataaaaattcagtctaatttaaatattaatgatttttaatatctaaaaagtaacaatattaaaaaaattgaaaaagatattattattaatattttttaattaaataaaaattttcaaatctcataaattgaattttttttgtggccgtttttttattcatttggtattaattctctctgtttcaactgctacaattaagagattctttttaactatgaatattatgaaaaataacttagaaaaaaaataaaagatgaattttttgctaattgtcttttaattattatattgtaacaaaaattactgaaaaatttgacacaaattctattatcggtaaattttatgatacgaagaatcAACCACTTCATTAGTAAAaagtatacacatatttttttactttaaaatatattctctatccgtatatttttgtaatatattttatattatataattctttttacataatttttaatattatatgtattattaGCCTCTCATAATATCATTATTTCTGAATCCGTCCCTGCACATTAGCATTCTCTAACAAAATTAGGCATTCAGTCTCATTCacaatttacataaaaaaaaaaaaatcagacatCGGCCAAACACTATCgtacattttttaaaagaattaaaataacaatttaaattaCTAACAGTCTTATTAAATATATGTGGCACATGATTTCTTCGTTTCATTAATTTACTAGCccactaaaatttttaaatagtaaTAATTGATTAAAGCTATGCATTATTTATCGCATGAAAACAAAAGTATTTCATATATATtgaaaattagtcactaaatatATCTATCACTAtgttgtatatatttatatatataaaaatttatatttttttaactaaatattagctactagaataattaaatatatcataGTTGATAAAATAATCATATTTAtaataggcaaataatcaaatttatttattattaaaatatttttataaaatactaaaTACATATTTCTATATACAGTGGTTGACTAGTGGCTAACTTTTTATATACACAAAACATAATATTTAGAAAAGAATATTTCATACACTCTTAAAAAAGATAGTAACTTGACATTAGTAATACcataagtttattttttaaagtctCACATtcgttaaaaagaaaaaaacaaatatgTTTTATAAAGATGCGAATACTTTTCTTTTAAAAGCACATTTTAATGAGTAAGTATAAGAAATTTTGTTATCATGTCTAccataaaaaacaaaattatgaGGATCAAAATGTCAAAGCGGTCAACATCCACTAATGAATTGACTTGAATGTTAGGTATTTCAACATCATCTTGagcattatattaattaagagatGTCAACTTTGCATTGCTAGGCACacacaaaaacaacaaaattacaatGGAATTTGTTCTATCATCAATTGTAGAGAAATTGCAACATCAACCAAATTCAGCACTCTCTACCATATGTTTCATAATCATAAGTATCTTGTGTATTGTTAAGTTCACAAGAAGAAACAAGAAGATCAATAACCTTCCACCATCTCCACCAAAGCTACCATTAATTGGAAACCTTCATCAACTAGGAACACTTCCACACCAATCTTTAAAGGCACTTTCTAAAAAATATGGCCCTCTTTTGTTGCTTCAATTAGGGCAAACTCAAGCCCTAGTTGTCTCTTCAGCAGAACTTGTTGAAGAAATAGCAAAATCACATGATGTTGCTTTCTCCAATAGAGCAAACAATAAAGCTGCAAGGGTTTTCTTCCATCAATGCAACGAGGTTGCTTTTGCACCCTATGGAGAGGAAtggagaaaaaaaaggaagctcTGTGTTCTTGAGCTTCTAAGCACAAATAGGGTAAGAGTTATGATACACAAAAACTTCATTCTtattcaaaatatatttataattattttattttatttatattttatttgttacaTATAAGAGAAACAAAAGAATACTTTGGTAATGTTATTACAtcactttttttcaaaaacttaagcGGATAAAAAGATACATATGAATAGTTATCTCTTTAAGATGCTTCTTTATATATGAATCTCTTTTGAATTTACGTGAGTTTTGTTGTATAAGCTTTTTTTTATTAgtcttatgttaatttttttttttaataaggaCTGAACTCTAGACGTTTGAGTCATAGAAGTTCTCAcgttatattataaaattattttttttaaaagtttaagcTAATAGAAAAAGacatataaatgattatatttctaACACGTTATTTTATGCAAGAATCTCTTTCTTTATTTGCGTGAATTTTCACATAGGCTTTTTTTCAGGtcatataaattttgataatgtgatatcacagacataaaattatctctccaaaaaattttaattaataaaaaaaatacataaacaattatatttttaatacgtccatataaattttttattaagatgtgtgtcaattttttatataaacttttttttgctttattagtgttataatttttttatctttaaagttAATAAAGATCGAATTATAGAACTTTAAATAATTAAAGGTCTAATGTCAtattatgaatttattttttaaaaattttaattaagctAAAATGAAGAAGtatatatctaattatatatctaatattttattccatatatatatatatatatatattcttatttgAATTCGTTTTTGTCAAACATAGGTAAAGTCCTTTCAACCCATTAGAGAAAATGAAGTATTAATGATGATTAATTCTATCCATGAAGTTTGTGCAAAAGGGTTGTCAGTGAATCTATCTAAGATGATTATTGCAACATCAACAAACATATCTAGTAGGTGCATTTTCGGGCAAAGGTTCGAAACCAGTGATGATGGTAGAAAAAGCATTGCTAAGGTTCTGAGAAAGATGATGTCACAATTAACAACACTTGGGGTTGGAGATTTGTTCCCTTCATTGGATTGGGTTGATGTTCTTACAGGTTTCATGTCAAGATTAAAAGTTACTTTTGCTGAATTAGATGCGTTTTTAGAAGAGGTTATTGAAGAGcataagagaaagaaaaattgTGATGATAATAATAAAGATTTCGTTGATGTACTTCTTCAACTTCAAGAGAGGGACATGCTTGAGTTTGAGCTCAATGGAGATACCATGAAATCACTCCTCTTGGTTTGGTTTCAATTCTctctttagtatatatatatatatatatatatatatatatttgtttatacgtagggtaaagtatatatattttttgtcctaaagtttggcaaaagttttaaaaatatctttaattttattttgttttaattttgtttcaaaagttttcgatttatatcaaatatatccttggaggtaaattttcaaaaaatttaagactaatataacaataatgtatgaaaattatgcttgatttgcttgtattgaggggttgtttttatgaaattattgttgaatcgatcttaaattttttgaaaaattagccgttaggaatatatttgatgcaaatccaaaatttttaggataaaattaaaataaataaaatttaaaaa
This genomic window contains:
- the LOC112790425 gene encoding phenylacetaldehyde oxime monooxygenase CYP71AN24; protein product: MIIIEMMNGRTIITIMDPNLLSYVRRKLLPYNIDDAMFFIISTFIIIILLLLFFHKLKIRRTKLKLPPCPPKLPFIGNYHQLGTLPHRTFQSLSKTYGPLILLYLGHLRVLVVSSVELAKEVMQTNDVVFANRPHHTATRVLLYGCKDIAFESYGEAWRQKRKICVLELLSAKKVQLLQYIKEEEVTILINKLRESCMNINNSSYSNSTNYVNLSEIIITTTNNIVSRCIFGRKYHDLEGNNNKDNKNKNKNKNNFRFGEIVRKVMSHLLDLGVGDLFPMLGWVDVLISGRVKRYRDTFEVLDAFFDHVIEEHKMASKEDDHNNKMKDFVDTLLQHQKAIMVDFELGDDDVKALILDMFLGGSDTTSSTLEWAFTELMRSPIKMKKAQEEVRRVIGNKSKLEENDINQMNYLKCVIKETLRLHPAAPLLTPRETTCKTKLQGYDIPQKTMVYVNVWAIQRDPQIWQEPDEFIPERFEDNEVNFNGKCFEFLPFGSGRRKCPGMTFGLTSVEYVLANLLCWFDWKLPNQSGVPGHALDMSETFGLTVNRKVPLYLQPIMPRCDI
- the LOC112770358 gene encoding phenylacetaldehyde oxime monooxygenase CYP71AN24 isoform X1, whose amino-acid sequence is MEFVLSSIVEKLQHQPNSALSTICFIIISILCIVKFTRRNKKINNLPPSPPKLPLIGNLHQLGTLPHQSLKALSKKYGPLLLLQLGQTQALVVSSAELVEEIAKSHDVAFSNRANNKAARVFFHQCNEVAFAPYGEEWRKKRKLCVLELLSTNRVKSFQPIRENEVLMMINSIHEVCAKGLSVNLSKMIIATSTNISSRCIFGQRFETSDDGRKSIAKVLRKMMSQLTTLGVGDLFPSLDWVDVLTGFMSRLKVTFAELDAFLEEVIEEHKRKKNCDDNNKDFVDVLLQLQERDMLEFELNGDTMKSLLLDLFVGGSDTVSTTIEWAFAELANNPKIMKKVQEEVRRIVGEKSMIEENDLNQMKYMKCVIKETLRLHPPGPLLIPRETANSVEIKGYHIPKKVTVYINSYAIHRDPKLWDNAEEFIPERFEGNQQVDYKVIDFQLIPFGFGRRGCPGISFGVASFEYMMANLLYWFDWKVPNNNNNNGALIDMSEFNGLSVTKKQPLYLEPMPYLIC